In a single window of the Phycisphaerales bacterium genome:
- the dnaN gene encoding DNA polymerase III subunit beta, translating into MKTRLPRQEFLDALTAVAAITGGRTTKPILTCVKLTSEGEALELSATDGEAALRLSVSTFSVDTPGETVVSADRLLSIVRELPDAEIVLETDARHCQVRGAGGDFKIFVQSAADFPSVPTFEDDPDLVVDGRQLGRMIDLTVYAAAREMSRYAINGVLWSKKGKKLFMVATDGRRLARAGGSIPKAHGGDFAVIVPGKALHAFKSVFNVGKEPQDWEVEVKVLPNQILLRSGDRMLATVLVEGSFPDYERVIPDQTTKVAKLPRVDLYGAIRRAALLTSDEARAVRLAFGGEEVVITANSPEQGEARVQVPADYEGEAVEIGFNPNFVNDALKVLTCEHVRIELTDSFRPGVLSGEDKNDFLYVVMPVSL; encoded by the coding sequence TTGCCTCGTCAGGAATTCCTCGATGCGCTCACGGCCGTGGCGGCCATTACGGGCGGCCGTACGACCAAGCCGATCCTCACCTGTGTCAAACTGACGTCGGAAGGCGAGGCCCTGGAACTGAGCGCGACCGACGGAGAGGCGGCGCTGCGGTTGAGTGTCAGCACCTTCTCCGTGGATACCCCGGGTGAGACCGTGGTGTCAGCCGATCGACTGCTCAGTATCGTGCGTGAACTGCCAGACGCGGAGATCGTGCTGGAGACGGATGCGCGGCATTGCCAGGTGCGCGGGGCCGGCGGGGATTTCAAGATCTTCGTGCAGTCGGCGGCCGATTTCCCGAGCGTGCCGACATTCGAGGATGACCCGGACCTCGTTGTAGACGGGCGCCAACTGGGTCGCATGATCGATCTGACGGTGTATGCGGCCGCGCGCGAAATGAGCCGGTACGCCATCAACGGAGTACTCTGGTCGAAGAAGGGCAAGAAGCTGTTCATGGTGGCGACGGACGGCCGGCGCCTCGCACGAGCGGGGGGCTCGATTCCGAAGGCCCACGGCGGGGATTTTGCGGTCATCGTGCCAGGTAAGGCACTGCACGCGTTTAAGAGCGTCTTCAACGTCGGCAAGGAACCGCAGGACTGGGAAGTCGAGGTCAAGGTTCTGCCGAATCAGATCCTGCTGCGAAGTGGGGATCGGATGCTGGCGACCGTGCTGGTCGAAGGCAGCTTCCCGGATTACGAACGGGTGATTCCGGACCAGACCACCAAGGTGGCGAAGCTCCCCCGAGTCGACCTGTACGGAGCCATTCGCCGCGCGGCACTGCTCACCAGTGACGAGGCCCGCGCCGTACGGCTGGCCTTTGGCGGGGAAGAGGTGGTCATCACGGCCAACTCCCCGGAACAAGGCGAGGCCCGGGTGCAGGTGCCGGCCGATTATGAAGGTGAAGCGGTCGAGATCGGTTTCAATCCGAACTTCGTGAATGATGCGCTCAAGGTGCTGACGTGCGAGCACGTGCGGATCGAGTTGACCGATTCGTTTCGGCCGGGCGTGCTCAGCGGGGAAGACAAGAACGATTTCCTGTACGTCGTGATGCCGGTATCGCTCTGA
- a CDS encoding DUF721 domain-containing protein codes for MTEAQYRRLWLNRQRVGARGLATPHPRSEHGVSVLGRIIQQAAERLRQREAAAAAWARVAPPALVQETWVLGVDGPILRVGVRSAAVAYELRRQREKLVAALVRSMSGVRDVRFDVGRPPVAETD; via the coding sequence GTGACTGAGGCCCAGTACCGGCGACTGTGGCTGAACCGCCAGCGCGTCGGAGCCCGGGGCTTGGCGACACCGCATCCGCGGTCCGAGCATGGCGTGAGCGTACTCGGCCGGATCATCCAGCAGGCGGCGGAGCGCCTGCGCCAACGCGAGGCGGCGGCAGCGGCCTGGGCGCGGGTGGCTCCGCCGGCACTGGTGCAAGAAACTTGGGTGCTTGGCGTCGATGGGCCGATCCTGCGAGTGGGAGTGCGCTCCGCCGCGGTGGCCTACGAATTGCGGCGACAGCGGGAGAAGCTCGTGGCGGCGCTGGTGCGCAGCATGTCGGGTGTGCGCGATGTGCGGTTCGATGTTGGCCGACCGCCGGTCGCCGAGACGGATTGA
- a CDS encoding DNA gyrase subunit B, with the protein MSDEANSLSIPAMPPRNDPKQYDESSVQVLEDMEHVRKRPAMYIGDTGLRGVHHLVYEVVDNSIDEAMAGACRNIVVVIHADGSVGVDDDGRGIPVGMKAEIGKTALEVCLTTLGAGAKFDRDSYKVSGGLHGVGVSVVNFLSEWLEVRVKRDGRTWSMKFERGRTVQAIRDEGPAERTGTYVRFKPDDTIFREIEFNYDTLVRRLRYLAYLNAGLSIAVRDERTDQEELFHFEHGVLQFVEHLNEGREGLHPIVSFTREDSDQRLILEVALQYTDAYSETTLSFVNNINTEEGGTHLSGFRSAVTRTLNAYARKTNLLKNNDPTPTGEDVREGLTAIVSVKVPEPQFEGQTKTKLGNSEVGTFVETAVNEMLGSYLEEHPTEAKRIVGKAVQAAIAREAARKARETARKSAFSGMGLSRKLVDCSSRDIESTELFIVEGDSAAGSAKGYRNAKTQAILPIRGKILNVEKARIHKVLSHEEILEIIKAIGTGIGEEDFDLSKLRYGKIIIMTDADVDGSHIRTLLLTFFFRHLRPLIDNGSVYIAQPPLFKLAKGKTSSYLLDDGALNRRLTELGQERTLLLIQRAGAEPRELSAVQVRELQNILEEIERYARVLARRGILFQPFVERRAQTGRLPTVRIQAAGEERFFDHDAAAEEHLRELTTAGQPYVRHELAEVAGLERCFVRLAEFGCMVEDLFLKREELATGELSPAIFVLRTAQGDARELENLAAVPDGVRAAGAKGWEVKRFKGLGEMNKEELWETTMNPEQRVLRKVIVGTLADDPEQTKIDATEADHMFSVLMGENVEKRREFIEANAIHVKNLDV; encoded by the coding sequence ATGAGTGACGAGGCGAACAGTCTCTCGATCCCGGCGATGCCGCCGCGGAACGATCCGAAGCAGTACGACGAGAGCAGTGTGCAGGTGCTCGAGGACATGGAGCACGTGCGCAAGCGACCCGCCATGTACATCGGCGACACGGGCCTGCGCGGCGTGCACCACCTCGTGTACGAAGTCGTGGACAATTCGATCGACGAAGCGATGGCCGGCGCCTGCCGGAACATCGTCGTGGTCATTCACGCCGACGGCAGCGTGGGCGTGGACGACGATGGCCGCGGAATTCCCGTGGGAATGAAGGCCGAGATCGGCAAGACGGCGCTGGAGGTTTGCCTCACGACGCTGGGGGCGGGCGCGAAATTTGACCGCGATTCGTACAAGGTTTCGGGTGGGTTGCACGGGGTGGGCGTCAGTGTCGTGAATTTTCTGTCGGAGTGGCTCGAGGTGCGCGTGAAACGCGACGGGCGCACCTGGTCGATGAAGTTCGAGCGCGGGCGGACGGTGCAGGCGATCCGCGACGAGGGGCCGGCCGAGCGCACCGGGACATACGTGCGCTTCAAGCCGGACGACACGATCTTCCGCGAGATCGAGTTCAACTACGACACGCTCGTGCGTCGCCTGCGCTACCTGGCGTACCTGAACGCGGGCCTGAGCATCGCCGTGCGTGATGAACGCACCGACCAGGAAGAGCTGTTTCACTTCGAGCACGGCGTGCTGCAGTTTGTGGAGCACCTGAACGAGGGCCGCGAGGGGCTGCACCCGATCGTCTCCTTCACGCGAGAGGATTCCGACCAGCGTCTGATCCTCGAGGTAGCGCTGCAGTACACGGATGCCTACAGCGAAACCACACTCTCCTTCGTGAACAACATCAACACCGAGGAGGGTGGGACGCACCTGTCGGGATTTCGCTCCGCCGTGACGCGCACGCTGAACGCTTATGCGCGTAAGACGAACCTGCTGAAGAACAACGACCCGACCCCGACGGGCGAGGATGTGCGTGAGGGGCTGACCGCGATCGTCTCGGTGAAGGTTCCGGAGCCGCAGTTCGAAGGTCAGACCAAGACCAAGCTCGGCAACAGCGAGGTCGGCACGTTCGTCGAGACGGCCGTCAACGAGATGCTGGGGAGCTACCTGGAGGAGCATCCGACGGAGGCCAAGCGGATCGTCGGCAAAGCGGTGCAGGCGGCGATTGCGCGGGAGGCGGCCCGCAAGGCGCGCGAAACGGCGCGCAAAAGTGCATTCAGCGGCATGGGTCTGTCGCGGAAACTGGTGGATTGCTCCAGTCGGGACATCGAGAGCACCGAACTCTTCATCGTGGAGGGCGACTCGGCGGCCGGATCGGCGAAGGGGTATCGCAACGCAAAGACGCAGGCGATCCTGCCGATCCGCGGGAAGATCCTGAACGTCGAGAAAGCCCGCATTCACAAGGTGCTGAGCCACGAGGAGATTCTGGAAATCATCAAGGCGATCGGCACCGGCATCGGCGAGGAGGACTTCGACCTCTCCAAGCTGCGCTACGGCAAGATCATCATCATGACCGACGCGGACGTGGACGGCTCGCACATCCGGACCCTGTTGCTGACTTTCTTTTTCCGGCACCTGCGTCCGCTGATCGACAACGGTTCGGTGTACATCGCGCAACCGCCGTTGTTCAAGCTCGCCAAGGGTAAGACCAGCTCCTACCTGCTGGATGACGGGGCCCTGAACCGTCGCCTGACGGAACTGGGGCAGGAACGCACGTTGCTTCTGATCCAGCGGGCGGGGGCGGAGCCGCGCGAGTTGAGCGCCGTTCAAGTGCGCGAGCTGCAGAACATCCTGGAGGAGATCGAGCGGTACGCCCGCGTCCTGGCGCGCCGCGGCATCCTGTTCCAACCGTTTGTGGAGCGGCGGGCCCAGACCGGCCGCCTGCCGACCGTGCGGATTCAGGCCGCCGGCGAAGAGCGCTTCTTCGACCATGATGCGGCGGCCGAAGAGCATCTCCGCGAGTTGACGACGGCGGGCCAGCCCTACGTGCGACACGAGTTGGCCGAGGTCGCGGGCCTGGAGCGCTGCTTCGTGCGTCTCGCCGAGTTCGGCTGCATGGTCGAGGATCTCTTCTTGAAGCGCGAGGAGCTTGCCACGGGTGAGCTCAGTCCGGCTATCTTCGTGCTCCGCACGGCGCAGGGGGACGCGCGAGAATTGGAGAACCTGGCGGCTGTGCCCGACGGAGTACGGGCGGCCGGTGCGAAGGGCTGGGAGGTCAAGCGCTTCAAGGGGTTGGGCGAGATGAACAAGGAAGAGCTCTGGGAAACCACGATGAATCCCGAGCAACGTGTACTGCGCAAAGTGATCGTGGGTACGCTTGCTGACGATCCGGAACAGACCAAGATCGACGCCACCGAGGCCGATCACATGTTCAGTGTGCTGATGGGTGAGAACGTGGAGAAACGCCGCGAATTCATCGAGGCGAATGCCATTCACGTCAAGAACCTGGACGTGTAA
- a CDS encoding DUF2029 domain-containing protein → MFHAPDHAMTADSPTWAGRAALLALTCVVVVNLAVVAPVRNYLLDFRAYYAAGAALRAGLDPYDTALVQQHIALPGQQSIVPYVYPPPTLALAWAFAGLPYPAAQVPWALLQAGLGVAAFIWVCRTYGLALGGPGSVLLGVVFAGSSSVAQLFRWGQFDLIVVALLAVAGLALTRERRVLGGVLLGLATIAKVTPGAYLIVLLMRREWRALAAAAATILATLGVSAALLPAGTFVAWRANLARLSGEVTVHNQSLRGYLLAGFTEFTEKGVLSVPWVALAPATVQAAAILLAGLILGGTLLWVFRHRKHLTTAESIAVLVPAVLLAAPLTWMHHGVQLLLPLAVLAARLERGPQAKGFGLACVATATLLMLWPVQQFELELAPALRHIVGPTFTYGVALTWLLVMTWGPVKVKPPSESTL, encoded by the coding sequence ATGTTCCACGCCCCTGACCATGCCATGACCGCAGACTCGCCCACTTGGGCCGGCCGCGCCGCGTTGCTCGCGCTGACCTGCGTGGTGGTCGTGAACCTCGCGGTGGTGGCGCCGGTCCGTAACTACCTGCTGGACTTCCGCGCGTATTATGCGGCCGGTGCGGCACTGCGAGCGGGCCTGGACCCGTATGACACCGCGCTGGTCCAACAACACATCGCACTGCCTGGTCAGCAGTCCATCGTGCCGTACGTGTACCCCCCGCCCACGCTCGCGCTCGCATGGGCGTTTGCAGGACTACCCTATCCGGCGGCGCAGGTTCCGTGGGCCCTGCTTCAAGCCGGTCTGGGGGTGGCGGCGTTCATCTGGGTCTGCCGCACGTATGGGCTGGCACTCGGTGGACCGGGGTCGGTCCTGCTCGGCGTGGTGTTTGCCGGCAGCAGCAGCGTGGCCCAGCTCTTTCGCTGGGGGCAATTCGACCTGATCGTCGTAGCCCTGCTCGCCGTGGCCGGGCTCGCCCTGACCCGCGAGCGACGCGTACTTGGCGGCGTGCTGCTCGGCCTGGCAACGATCGCGAAAGTCACGCCCGGCGCCTACCTGATCGTCCTCCTGATGCGGCGCGAATGGCGGGCGCTGGCTGCCGCGGCAGCCACGATACTCGCAACACTCGGAGTGTCGGCCGCACTGCTCCCTGCCGGTACCTTCGTCGCCTGGCGTGCCAACCTCGCGCGCCTCTCCGGGGAAGTCACGGTGCACAATCAGAGTTTGCGCGGCTACCTTCTGGCGGGCTTCACGGAGTTCACCGAAAAGGGCGTGTTGTCAGTTCCGTGGGTCGCGCTGGCACCTGCGACCGTGCAAGCCGCCGCCATCCTGTTGGCCGGACTCATTCTGGGGGGAACGTTGCTGTGGGTCTTCCGGCACCGGAAGCACCTCACGACGGCCGAGAGCATCGCGGTACTCGTGCCGGCGGTGCTCCTGGCTGCACCGCTGACGTGGATGCACCACGGCGTGCAGTTGCTGCTGCCGCTGGCGGTTCTGGCAGCCCGGCTGGAACGTGGCCCGCAGGCAAAAGGGTTCGGCCTGGCGTGCGTGGCCACCGCCACCCTGCTGATGCTCTGGCCCGTGCAGCAATTCGAACTGGAACTGGCTCCGGCACTGCGGCACATCGTCGGGCCGACGTTCACCTACGGCGTCGCGCTGACGTGGCTGCTCGTGATGACTTGGGGACCGGTGAAAGTGAAGCCGCCGTCGGAAAGCACGCTCTGA
- the larC gene encoding nickel pincer cofactor biosynthesis protein LarC translates to MRLAYVDCISGIAGDMLLAALVHAGYPLAELQATVARLRLPDVSVETTIVRRGGIAGTHLRVVLGPKTGHKHRHLPQILELIAGAGLPARVMELAVRTFQRLAEAEAAVHQTTVEKVHFHEVGADDAIVDIVGACAGFVALEIDRVIGSPVPTGNGTVQCDHGTMPIPAPATAELLRGVPLAACDELGELTTPTGAALLTTLAESFGPLPALTIERIGYGAGTRENHSRPNLLRLLIGTADAAGGEADQVVVLETQLDDVTGQVVGYALERVREAGALDAYVVPIGMKKGRPGQLLTVLVAPADVLRVEEVLFRETPTLGVRRFLCERRKLTRTQVSVATPYGEIRIKVGRRGAETLQAWPEYEDCAAAARARGVALRQVQAAALAAWSSRSAADEAAE, encoded by the coding sequence ATGCGTTTGGCCTACGTGGACTGTATCAGTGGTATCGCCGGGGACATGCTGCTCGCCGCACTCGTGCATGCCGGTTACCCGCTCGCCGAGTTGCAAGCCACCGTCGCCCGCCTCCGCCTGCCCGATGTCAGTGTCGAGACGACGATCGTGCGACGCGGGGGCATCGCCGGCACGCACCTGCGGGTCGTACTGGGTCCGAAGACGGGGCACAAGCATAGACACCTCCCGCAGATTCTCGAGCTCATTGCCGGGGCCGGGCTGCCAGCGCGCGTGATGGAACTGGCGGTGCGCACCTTTCAGCGTTTGGCCGAGGCGGAGGCCGCCGTCCACCAGACCACGGTCGAGAAGGTGCACTTCCACGAGGTCGGCGCCGACGATGCCATCGTGGACATCGTTGGCGCATGTGCGGGTTTCGTCGCACTCGAGATCGACCGCGTGATCGGCTCGCCCGTGCCCACCGGGAACGGTACCGTCCAGTGTGATCACGGCACGATGCCCATCCCCGCGCCCGCGACGGCCGAGTTGCTGCGGGGTGTGCCTTTGGCGGCTTGCGACGAGTTGGGGGAGCTGACGACACCGACCGGGGCGGCGCTGCTCACCACTCTGGCGGAGTCGTTCGGGCCGTTGCCCGCGCTGACCATCGAGCGCATCGGTTATGGTGCCGGCACGCGTGAAAACCACTCCCGGCCGAATCTCCTTCGGCTGCTGATCGGGACGGCGGATGCTGCCGGCGGGGAGGCGGACCAAGTCGTCGTGCTCGAGACGCAACTCGACGATGTCACCGGCCAGGTAGTAGGTTACGCCCTGGAGCGGGTCCGGGAAGCGGGTGCGCTGGACGCGTACGTGGTGCCGATAGGAATGAAGAAAGGGCGCCCCGGGCAGCTTCTGACGGTGCTCGTAGCGCCGGCCGATGTCTTGCGCGTCGAGGAGGTCCTCTTCCGCGAAACCCCCACGCTGGGCGTGCGGCGGTTCCTGTGCGAACGGCGCAAGCTGACCCGGACCCAAGTGTCGGTCGCAACGCCCTACGGAGAGATCCGCATCAAGGTCGGCCGTCGTGGCGCCGAGACGCTCCAGGCATGGCCGGAGTACGAGGATTGTGCCGCCGCGGCGCGGGCCCGCGGCGTGGCCTTGCGACAGGTACAGGCCGCGGCGTTGGCGGCGTGGAGCAGCCGCTCGGCTGCGGACGAAGCAGCGGAGTAG
- a CDS encoding carbon starvation protein A — protein MHPLVVASGAFVAYLVAYYTYGRWLGRRVFELSAANVCPSEALRDDRDFVPTRSSVVFGHHFVSIAGTGPIVGPALAVFWGWLPALLWVLLGSIFIGAVHDFGALVVSLRNRGQTIGEIAARVLNPRVRILLLLVLFLALMIVLAVFGLVIATIFAAYPVSVFAIWIEVPIAIAVGYLVYRRGGNVTALSIIAVVLMYASVYVGAYHLPLDIVKNPWLALGGTGAAAESAGLSPYANAVVAWTLILFVYCFFASVMPVWTLLQPRDFINSHQLFVALALLCAGLVMASFLGSLHFVTAPVTRPPADAPPLIPFLFITVACGAVSGFHCLVSSGTTSKQLRSERAARLVGYGAMLLEGGLAVVVILACTAAIGMGVWDLGTGRAVALVDADGGALTGAAAWHHLYGQYTWRELRFANQLAAFIEGGANLLHTLGIPIQYAIGLIAVLIASFAATTLDTATRLQRYVVAELGTAVGVPVLANRYVATTVAVVTAGAIALISGPAGPGSGGMILWPIFGATNQLLAGLAFLVIAFYLLRHRKPVWFLVVPTILMLVIPGWALSYEVVGWWADRNYLLVALALAVQLMQVWIVVEGLYLLPRVRGVLPDPLPPRHTLPHTVAAPAAGE, from the coding sequence GTGCATCCGCTTGTTGTCGCCAGCGGCGCATTCGTCGCCTACCTTGTGGCGTATTACACCTACGGGCGTTGGCTCGGAAGGCGGGTCTTTGAACTGAGCGCTGCGAACGTGTGTCCGAGCGAGGCCCTGCGGGACGACCGGGACTTCGTGCCAACGCGGTCGTCGGTTGTCTTCGGACACCATTTTGTCAGCATTGCCGGAACGGGGCCGATCGTGGGGCCGGCTTTGGCCGTATTCTGGGGCTGGTTGCCGGCTTTACTGTGGGTGCTGCTGGGCAGCATCTTCATCGGCGCCGTGCATGACTTCGGTGCGCTGGTGGTGAGTCTGCGCAACCGTGGGCAGACGATCGGCGAGATCGCGGCACGGGTCCTGAACCCACGGGTGCGCATCCTCCTGCTGCTGGTGCTGTTTCTGGCGCTGATGATCGTCCTGGCGGTGTTCGGGCTCGTCATCGCGACCATCTTCGCGGCCTATCCTGTATCGGTCTTTGCGATCTGGATCGAGGTGCCGATCGCCATTGCGGTGGGTTACCTCGTGTATCGCCGAGGTGGCAATGTGACCGCGCTCTCGATCATTGCGGTCGTGCTGATGTACGCCAGCGTATACGTCGGGGCGTACCACCTGCCGCTCGACATCGTCAAGAACCCCTGGCTGGCGCTGGGCGGAACCGGCGCCGCGGCGGAAAGTGCGGGGCTCTCCCCCTATGCCAATGCCGTCGTCGCGTGGACGTTGATCCTCTTCGTCTACTGCTTCTTCGCTTCGGTCATGCCGGTCTGGACGCTGTTGCAGCCGCGCGATTTCATCAACAGCCACCAGCTCTTCGTCGCGCTAGCGCTGCTCTGCGCGGGACTCGTGATGGCCTCCTTCCTCGGAAGTCTCCATTTCGTCACGGCTCCGGTGACCAGGCCGCCGGCCGATGCGCCGCCCCTGATCCCGTTCCTCTTCATCACCGTCGCCTGTGGTGCAGTCAGTGGCTTTCATTGCCTTGTTTCGAGCGGCACGACCAGCAAACAGCTTCGTTCGGAGCGCGCTGCCCGCTTGGTGGGATACGGCGCGATGCTGCTCGAAGGTGGGCTCGCCGTCGTGGTCATCCTCGCCTGTACCGCCGCCATCGGCATGGGAGTGTGGGACCTTGGGACCGGCCGGGCTGTAGCGCTCGTTGACGCGGACGGGGGCGCACTCACCGGTGCGGCCGCCTGGCATCACCTGTACGGGCAATACACCTGGCGTGAGCTCCGCTTCGCGAACCAGCTTGCGGCTTTCATCGAGGGTGGTGCGAACCTGCTGCACACACTCGGCATTCCGATCCAGTATGCCATCGGTCTGATCGCTGTCCTGATAGCTTCCTTCGCGGCGACGACCCTCGATACGGCCACACGCCTGCAACGCTATGTCGTCGCCGAACTCGGCACGGCGGTTGGCGTACCCGTGCTGGCCAATCGCTACGTCGCGACGACCGTCGCGGTCGTGACGGCCGGTGCGATTGCGCTGATCAGCGGCCCGGCCGGACCCGGCTCTGGCGGGATGATCCTGTGGCCGATCTTCGGCGCGACGAACCAACTGCTTGCGGGGCTGGCGTTCCTCGTCATCGCCTTCTACCTGCTGCGTCATCGGAAGCCGGTCTGGTTCCTGGTCGTGCCGACGATCCTCATGCTCGTGATTCCCGGCTGGGCGCTGTCTTACGAAGTGGTCGGCTGGTGGGCGGACCGGAATTACCTACTCGTGGCGCTCGCGCTCGCGGTGCAGCTCATGCAGGTCTGGATTGTGGTCGAAGGGCTGTACCTGCTGCCCAGGGTGCGCGGCGTGCTGCCAGATCCGCTGCCGCCGCGCCACACGCTGCCGCATACTGTTGCTGCGCC